In Alicyclobacillus macrosporangiidus CPP55, a single window of DNA contains:
- a CDS encoding heptaprenyl diphosphate synthase component 1 — MAWTNLSDLSFEDVNDWVQRYIDHAYLRAAQVRPTASRFHFGAARTILQAAEVPSDTAIPVLSAVLLLQTGLSMHDDVDRVDGLNRQLYVLAGDYCSSWYYAILAEVGDEDLLATLCEAVVRINEAKMACYLGMPDIPPRRYMELQEVIQGALLFALAQHYLPDGGWITQIQSLVRGYVVQRETADPVTPRHVTLRQAHEWLVEARDRVMRLQANVRQQPFAAYVMEYLGAIKSSLESQSLAEGNR, encoded by the coding sequence GTGGCGTGGACGAATCTGAGCGACCTCAGTTTTGAAGATGTAAATGATTGGGTGCAGCGGTATATCGACCACGCGTACCTTCGCGCTGCCCAGGTTCGTCCGACCGCCAGCCGATTTCATTTTGGGGCAGCCCGCACCATTCTGCAGGCGGCAGAGGTTCCTTCGGACACCGCCATTCCGGTGCTGAGCGCTGTGCTTTTGCTGCAGACGGGCCTGTCGATGCATGACGACGTCGACCGCGTCGACGGCCTGAACCGCCAATTGTACGTGCTCGCCGGAGATTACTGTAGCAGTTGGTACTACGCCATCTTGGCCGAGGTCGGAGACGAAGACCTGTTGGCGACGCTCTGCGAAGCGGTCGTGCGGATCAATGAGGCGAAGATGGCTTGTTACTTGGGGATGCCGGACATCCCGCCGCGGCGGTACATGGAGCTGCAGGAAGTCATCCAGGGGGCGCTGTTGTTCGCACTCGCCCAACACTACCTTCCGGATGGCGGCTGGATCACGCAGATCCAATCGCTGGTGCGCGGCTACGTGGTCCAACGTGAGACCGCGGACCCGGTTACCCCCCGCCACGTCACCCTGCGGCAAGCACATGAGTGGCTGGTGGAAGCCCGGGACCGGGTGATGCGGCTGCAGGCCAATGTGCGTCAGCAGCCGTTCGCGGCGTACGTCATGGAATACTTGGGGGCCATCAAGTCGTCGTTGGAGAGTCAATCATTGGCTGAGGGGAACCGCTGA
- a CDS encoding demethylmenaquinone methyltransferase has product MYAKESKSAHVHFVFSQIAKRYDVMNSLLSFWQHKLWRRFAMRHTHLRRGGRAIDVACGTGDWTLSLAKAVGPEGHVVGLDFCKEMLDVAQEKMERRGYSPKQVTLVEGDAMDLPFEDNSFDVATIGFALRNVPDVLTVLREMARVVKPGGQVISLELSKPESRWFRSVYYFYFYRVVPWIGSLAVGKREPYAWLPESLTDFPDRRRLEDLFRQAGLRNVKSYPLTGGIAALHIGVKAED; this is encoded by the coding sequence ATGTACGCCAAAGAGTCGAAGTCTGCCCACGTGCACTTCGTTTTCTCGCAGATCGCCAAACGTTATGACGTCATGAATTCCCTGTTGAGCTTTTGGCAGCACAAACTGTGGCGCCGTTTCGCCATGCGTCACACCCATCTGAGGCGCGGCGGACGCGCCATCGACGTGGCCTGCGGCACGGGGGATTGGACGCTGTCGTTGGCGAAGGCCGTGGGTCCCGAGGGACATGTGGTGGGGCTCGACTTTTGCAAAGAAATGCTCGACGTCGCCCAGGAAAAGATGGAGCGGCGAGGCTACAGCCCGAAGCAGGTCACGCTGGTGGAAGGGGACGCGATGGATCTGCCCTTCGAGGACAATTCCTTCGACGTCGCCACCATCGGATTCGCCTTGCGGAACGTTCCGGATGTGTTGACGGTGCTGCGCGAGATGGCGCGCGTCGTCAAACCGGGCGGGCAGGTGATCTCCCTCGAACTGTCCAAACCCGAGTCGCGCTGGTTTCGCAGCGTGTATTATTTTTACTTTTACCGCGTCGTACCTTGGATCGGTTCACTGGCGGTAGGCAAGAGGGAACCGTACGCGTGGCTTCCGGAGTCGTTGACGGACTTTCCGGATCGCAGAAGGCTCGAGGATTTGTTCCGTCAGGCCGGACTGCGGAATGTCAAGAGTTATCCGTTGACGGGCGGGATCGCCGCGCTGCACATCGGGGTGAAAGCGGAGGACTGA
- a CDS encoding polyprenyl synthetase family protein — protein MEFQEVYRRYRPELHQVEAILLDQLRVGEDALTESSGQLIRAGGKRIRPLFALICSRFGDPASDRTRVLRVAAALEMVHMATLVHDDVVDDASLRRGQPTVRVRFGNRPAMYTGDFLFAKSIQLLTTVERPDLHRDMARAMVRICQGEIDQIRDLHNWRQTLRDYLRRIERKTALLISVSCQLGAKVAGAPVDVVRTLRRFGYYTGMAFQMIDDVLDYVGDERVVGKRVGGDLMQGNLTLPALYAAQQAGRGKELAQLLSHAPSAAEVAKAVDIVKESGAIAYVQRLADRYREKAIAVLAGLEDRVEREELAVVAAFVNGRAY, from the coding sequence ATGGAGTTTCAAGAAGTGTACCGGCGTTACCGTCCGGAGCTGCATCAGGTCGAGGCGATCCTCCTCGATCAACTGCGGGTGGGCGAGGACGCGTTGACGGAGTCTTCAGGACAGCTCATCCGGGCCGGCGGCAAACGCATCCGTCCCCTGTTCGCCCTCATCTGCAGCCGCTTCGGCGATCCCGCGAGTGACCGCACCAGAGTCCTCCGGGTGGCCGCAGCCTTGGAGATGGTGCACATGGCCACGTTGGTTCATGACGATGTGGTGGATGATGCCTCTCTCCGACGAGGACAACCCACTGTCCGCGTGCGGTTTGGGAATCGGCCGGCCATGTACACGGGTGACTTTCTGTTCGCCAAGTCGATTCAGCTGCTGACCACCGTGGAACGGCCGGATTTGCACCGGGACATGGCGCGGGCCATGGTTCGCATATGCCAGGGGGAGATTGATCAAATCCGCGATCTCCACAACTGGCGGCAGACGTTGCGCGACTATCTGCGGCGGATTGAGCGGAAAACCGCACTGCTCATCTCCGTCAGCTGCCAACTGGGTGCGAAAGTGGCCGGCGCTCCCGTGGATGTGGTTCGAACGCTGCGCAGATTCGGCTACTACACGGGCATGGCATTTCAGATGATCGACGATGTGCTCGATTACGTCGGCGACGAGCGGGTCGTCGGCAAGCGCGTCGGCGGAGACCTGATGCAGGGCAATCTGACGCTGCCGGCTTTGTACGCGGCCCAGCAGGCGGGACGCGGGAAGGAGCTGGCGCAGCTGTTGAGCCACGCTCCGTCCGCAGCGGAGGTCGCCAAGGCGGTGGACATCGTAAAGGAGAGTGGCGCCATCGCCTATGTTCAACGACTGGCCGACCGGTACCGGGAGAAGGCCATCGCCGTGCTGGCAGGTCTGGAGGATCGGGTGGAACGGGAAGAGTTGGCGGTCGTCGCAGCTTTCGTCAACGGCCGGGCATACTGA
- the gcvH gene encoding glycine cleavage system protein GcvH, with protein sequence MSQIPADLKYSKEHEWVRVEGNRAYVGITDFAQDELGDIVFVELPEVGAQVTANETFGTVESVKTVSDLFAPVSGKVVEVNGALADNPEKVNESPYGDGWMIVIEMSNPEELNQLLDAAGYQAHIGG encoded by the coding sequence ATGAGCCAAATACCTGCGGATCTGAAGTATTCGAAAGAGCACGAGTGGGTACGCGTCGAAGGGAATCGGGCGTACGTCGGGATCACGGATTTCGCGCAGGACGAACTGGGGGACATCGTGTTCGTCGAGCTGCCGGAGGTCGGCGCGCAGGTCACGGCCAATGAGACCTTTGGCACGGTGGAATCGGTGAAAACCGTCTCGGATCTGTTCGCCCCCGTATCTGGTAAGGTGGTGGAAGTCAACGGCGCGCTCGCCGACAACCCGGAAAAGGTGAACGAGAGCCCGTACGGAGACGGGTGGATGATTGTGATCGAGATGTCGAATCCGGAGGAATTGAACCAGCTGTTGGATGCCGCCGGGTACCAGGCGCACATCGGCGGCTGA
- the ndk gene encoding nucleoside-diphosphate kinase, translating into MATEKTFVMVKPDGVQRGLIGEVVSRFERKGLKLVGAKLMSVSQSLAEQHYAEHKERPFFKDLVSFITSSPVFAMVWEGENAIAIARSMMGKTNPAEAAPGTIRGDYGLSIGMNIIHGSDSPASAEREIALWFGGDLLSYERSVDVWLA; encoded by the coding sequence TTGGCGACGGAAAAGACTTTTGTGATGGTGAAACCGGACGGCGTACAGCGCGGTCTCATCGGAGAAGTGGTCTCCCGCTTCGAGCGTAAGGGCTTGAAGCTGGTGGGTGCCAAGTTGATGTCTGTGTCGCAGTCCTTGGCGGAGCAGCACTACGCGGAGCACAAAGAGCGTCCGTTTTTCAAGGACCTGGTTTCGTTCATCACCTCGTCTCCGGTGTTCGCCATGGTGTGGGAAGGCGAGAACGCCATCGCCATCGCCCGCAGCATGATGGGGAAGACCAATCCTGCCGAAGCCGCACCGGGCACCATCCGGGGCGATTACGGGCTGAGCATCGGCATGAACATCATCCATGGTTCGGATTCGCCCGCCAGCGCGGAGCGTGAGATCGCCCTGTGGTTCGGCGGCGACCTGCTCTCGTACGAACGGTCTGTGGACGTCTGGTTGGCGTGA
- the plsY gene encoding glycerol-3-phosphate 1-O-acyltransferase PlsY: MILLCAIVGYLLGSVSTSTLVVRWAADLDIRQHGSGNAGATNTLRVLGLRYALLVLAVDILKGMAAVGIAEVLGHGHPWAVYAAGLAAIAGHNWPVFFGFRGGKGVATTIGVLALVMFTPAAITGAIAILMVVLTRYVSLGALTFTVLTPVAALLLGYPWPKVAFAVVIAALSIFRHRQNIGRLRRGEEHKVFSKS, from the coding sequence GTGATTCTCCTGTGCGCAATCGTCGGGTATTTGTTAGGGTCCGTCTCCACCAGCACCTTGGTGGTTCGATGGGCGGCCGATTTGGACATCCGGCAGCACGGCAGCGGCAACGCTGGGGCGACCAACACATTGCGCGTATTGGGTCTTCGGTATGCCCTCTTGGTGCTCGCTGTCGATATTTTGAAAGGCATGGCCGCCGTCGGGATCGCGGAGGTCCTTGGACACGGCCATCCTTGGGCGGTCTACGCCGCCGGTCTCGCGGCCATTGCGGGACACAATTGGCCGGTATTCTTCGGTTTTCGAGGTGGAAAGGGCGTCGCCACCACCATCGGGGTGCTGGCTTTGGTGATGTTCACGCCTGCGGCCATCACCGGTGCGATCGCCATCCTTATGGTGGTCTTGACACGTTACGTGTCGCTCGGGGCGTTGACGTTTACGGTGCTCACCCCGGTGGCGGCGCTGTTGCTCGGGTATCCCTGGCCGAAAGTGGCTTTTGCGGTGGTCATCGCCGCACTGTCCATCTTCCGGCATCGGCAAAACATCGGCCGTCTGCGGCGCGGGGAAGAACACAAGGTATTCTCAAAATCGTGA
- the mtrB gene encoding trp RNA-binding attenuation protein MtrB, protein MADSSPVLGEYFVIHALENGVQVIGLTRGPETRFHHAEKLDKNEVMVAQFTEHTSAMKIRGKVCIYTKHGVIRNTDSQG, encoded by the coding sequence GTGGCGGATTCTTCACCGGTGTTGGGCGAATACTTTGTGATACACGCACTGGAGAACGGCGTTCAGGTCATCGGATTGACGCGGGGGCCGGAGACACGTTTTCATCATGCCGAGAAACTGGACAAGAATGAGGTGATGGTGGCTCAGTTCACCGAACACACCTCCGCAATGAAGATCCGGGGAAAGGTGTGCATCTATACGAAGCACGGCGTGATCCGAAACACCGATTCTCAGGGGTAA
- the spoIVA gene encoding stage IV sporulation protein A — protein sequence MEKFDVFKDIAERTGGDIYLGVVGPVRTGKSTFIKKFMELIVLPNIKEEADRVRATDELPQSAAGRTIMTTEPKFIPNQSVEITVAEGLDVNVRVVDCVGYAVEGARGYEDENGPRMVTTPWFDEPIPFQEAAEIGTRKVIADHSTLGVVVTTDGTIAEIPREGYVSAEERVVQELKELGKPFVVIVNSAHPEHPRSQALRAELAEKYDVPVLLLSCATLTVHEIHSVLREALYEFPVKEVNVNLPNWVMVLDEDHWLRQQFQDSVQETIRDIRRIRDIDRVVTNFSNYEFISYAGLSHMDMGKGVAVIDLSAPDELYDRVLTEVVGVQITGRDQLLRMMKEFVHAKKEYDKVADALKMVKMTGYGIAPPVLEEMTLDEPELIKQGSRFGVRLKATAPSIHMIRVDVESEFAPIVGTEKQSEELVRYLMQDFENDPLKIWESDIFGKSLAAIVREGISGKLSLMPENAQYKLRETLQRIINEGSGGLIAIIL from the coding sequence GTGGAGAAGTTCGACGTTTTTAAAGACATCGCGGAGCGGACAGGGGGCGACATTTATCTCGGCGTAGTCGGCCCCGTACGCACTGGCAAGTCCACGTTCATCAAGAAGTTTATGGAGCTCATTGTGCTGCCCAACATCAAGGAGGAGGCGGACCGAGTACGCGCGACCGACGAACTGCCGCAGAGCGCGGCCGGGAGGACCATCATGACGACGGAGCCCAAGTTCATTCCCAACCAGTCCGTCGAGATAACGGTCGCCGAGGGACTTGATGTCAATGTGCGCGTCGTCGACTGCGTGGGTTACGCGGTAGAGGGCGCGAGAGGATATGAGGACGAAAACGGGCCCCGCATGGTGACCACCCCATGGTTCGATGAACCGATTCCGTTCCAGGAAGCGGCGGAGATCGGCACGCGCAAAGTGATCGCGGATCATTCGACGCTGGGCGTGGTGGTCACGACCGACGGGACCATCGCGGAGATCCCGCGGGAGGGGTACGTGTCCGCCGAGGAACGAGTGGTGCAAGAACTGAAGGAGTTGGGCAAACCCTTCGTGGTCATCGTCAACTCCGCCCATCCGGAGCACCCTCGCTCCCAGGCGTTGCGTGCCGAGTTAGCCGAAAAATACGATGTGCCCGTTCTCCTGTTGTCCTGTGCGACGTTGACGGTGCACGAGATCCACTCGGTACTTCGGGAAGCGCTGTACGAGTTTCCGGTCAAGGAGGTCAATGTCAATCTGCCCAACTGGGTCATGGTCCTCGACGAGGACCACTGGCTCCGTCAACAGTTCCAGGATTCCGTTCAGGAGACCATTCGCGACATTCGCCGCATCCGCGATATCGACCGAGTAGTGACGAATTTCTCGAATTACGAATTCATCTCCTACGCCGGGCTTTCGCACATGGACATGGGCAAAGGCGTCGCAGTGATTGATCTGTCTGCTCCGGACGAACTGTACGACCGCGTGTTGACCGAGGTGGTCGGCGTTCAGATCACCGGCCGCGACCAGCTGCTGCGCATGATGAAGGAATTTGTGCACGCGAAGAAGGAGTACGACAAGGTCGCGGACGCTCTGAAGATGGTGAAGATGACCGGTTACGGAATCGCGCCGCCTGTCTTGGAGGAGATGACGCTGGACGAACCCGAGTTGATCAAGCAGGGTTCACGCTTCGGCGTTCGCCTCAAGGCCACGGCGCCATCCATCCACATGATCCGGGTGGACGTCGAATCGGAGTTCGCGCCCATCGTCGGTACCGAAAAACAATCCGAAGAACTGGTCCGGTATTTGATGCAGGACTTCGAGAACGATCCGCTGAAGATTTGGGAGAGCGACATCTTTGGAAAGTCACTTGCGGCGATCGTACGCGAGGGTATTTCCGGAAAACTGTCGCTGATGCCAGAGAACGCCCAGTACAAACTGCGCGAGACCTTGCAGCGCATCATCAACGAGGGCAGCGGCGGGCTGATCGCCATCATCCTGTAA
- a CDS encoding NAD(P)H-dependent glycerol-3-phosphate dehydrogenase, with the protein MNISVLGAGSWGTALAMVLVGNGHQTTLWARRPGLVDEIRTMGTNHHYLPGVRLPAGLSATDDAAEALAGAEMVVYVVPSASMAEVVEATSRWIPDEALLVHAVKGFDPATHRRMSQVILAAHPEAASRVCALTGPSHAEEVARGMPTTLVAAAYSRQTAEMVQDALMNATLRVYTNPDVVGAELGGALKNIIALGVGIADGLGYGDNAKAALMTRGLAEISRLGRAMGASPLTFAGLSGVGDLIVTCTSRHSRNFRAGRMLGQGRPLPEVLNEIGMVVEGVTATRAAVEIAAEYEVEMPISQAIYQVLFQGKQPEEAVDDLMGRERGRELEEVARDLVPPDWLRT; encoded by the coding sequence ATGAACATCTCGGTACTGGGCGCTGGCAGTTGGGGAACCGCACTGGCGATGGTGCTCGTGGGCAACGGCCACCAGACCACGTTGTGGGCGCGTCGTCCCGGCTTGGTGGACGAGATCCGCACGATGGGCACCAATCATCATTACCTTCCAGGCGTGAGGCTGCCCGCGGGATTGTCGGCGACAGACGATGCAGCGGAAGCCCTCGCCGGCGCGGAGATGGTGGTGTATGTCGTGCCGTCCGCTTCCATGGCGGAGGTGGTGGAGGCCACGAGCCGGTGGATCCCGGACGAGGCGCTGTTGGTCCATGCCGTCAAAGGGTTTGATCCGGCGACGCATCGCCGGATGTCCCAGGTGATCCTGGCAGCGCACCCGGAAGCGGCCTCGCGGGTGTGCGCCCTGACGGGCCCCAGCCATGCGGAGGAGGTCGCCCGCGGCATGCCGACCACCCTCGTCGCAGCGGCCTACTCACGCCAGACCGCAGAGATGGTTCAGGACGCCCTGATGAACGCCACGCTCCGCGTGTATACCAATCCAGATGTCGTCGGGGCGGAGTTGGGCGGGGCCTTAAAGAACATCATCGCCCTCGGGGTGGGCATCGCCGACGGATTGGGTTACGGGGACAATGCCAAGGCTGCCCTGATGACCCGAGGGCTCGCCGAGATCAGCCGGCTGGGCCGCGCGATGGGGGCTTCGCCGCTCACCTTTGCCGGCCTGTCGGGGGTCGGAGATCTGATTGTCACCTGCACCAGCCGCCACAGCCGAAACTTTCGGGCGGGCCGTATGCTCGGCCAAGGCCGGCCGTTGCCGGAGGTGCTGAATGAGATCGGTATGGTGGTCGAGGGAGTCACCGCCACGAGGGCAGCCGTCGAGATCGCTGCCGAATACGAGGTGGAAATGCCCATCTCCCAAGCCATCTACCAGGTCCTGTTTCAAGGTAAACAACCTGAGGAAGCGGTCGACGACCTGATGGGGCGTGAGCGCGGACGAGAGCTCGAAGAAGTGGCGCGCGATCTGGTCCCGCCGGATTGGCTGCGGACGTGA
- a CDS encoding HU family DNA-binding protein: MNKADLIQAVADRTGMTKKDATQAVEAVFNAISEALARGEKVQLVGFGNFEIRERAARKGRNPQTGEVIDIAASKVPAFRAGKALREGIQ, from the coding sequence ATGAACAAAGCGGATCTGATTCAGGCGGTCGCCGATCGCACGGGCATGACCAAGAAGGACGCGACGCAGGCGGTGGAGGCTGTGTTCAACGCCATCTCTGAGGCCTTGGCGCGCGGGGAGAAGGTTCAGCTCGTCGGATTCGGGAACTTTGAAATTCGCGAGCGAGCTGCCCGCAAGGGTCGCAATCCGCAGACGGGCGAGGTCATCGACATCGCCGCCAGCAAGGTGCCCGCATTTCGTGCAGGCAAAGCGCTCCGTGAAGGAATCCAGTGA